From one Luteolibacter sp. SL250 genomic stretch:
- a CDS encoding thiolase family protein has product MKDLFIIAGIRTPFIRMGTDFDGLTAADLGREACSALLARTGIDPGRLSEVIFGCVAQPYDSANVARIIALRAGVPQHVPAATVHRNCASGMEAVTTAHQRLAAGMGDLFLVGGAESMSQVPLFYPHRTAGKFGALAKAKGVGGKLGAMTAFRPADFKPRIGLQLGLTDRFSGMIMGDTAEILAREHGISREMQDEFAVASHLKAAGAREELDVEIAPVAVNGKAVTADNGIRDDSSLEKLAKLKPIFDRQTGTVTAGNSSQITDGAVALLVGDEAAVRHTGIEPLGRLVSYAYTGCDPARMGLGPVPAIALAKQKSGLSPADADVIEINEAFAAQVLAVLAHMKKYGERDEIDVSRINRLGGSIALGHPVGATGARLVLTALHQLKSTGGRRALTSLCVGGGQGAALWLERT; this is encoded by the coding sequence ATGAAGGACCTCTTCATCATCGCCGGCATCCGCACCCCGTTCATCCGGATGGGGACGGACTTCGATGGGCTGACGGCGGCGGATCTGGGCCGGGAGGCCTGCTCGGCGTTGCTGGCCCGGACGGGCATTGATCCGGGACGTCTTTCCGAGGTGATCTTCGGCTGTGTCGCGCAGCCCTATGATTCGGCGAATGTCGCCCGCATCATCGCGCTGCGGGCCGGTGTGCCACAGCACGTCCCTGCCGCCACCGTACACCGCAACTGCGCCTCCGGGATGGAGGCGGTCACCACCGCCCACCAGCGGCTGGCTGCGGGGATGGGGGATCTGTTCCTCGTTGGTGGAGCGGAGAGCATGTCGCAGGTGCCCTTGTTCTATCCGCACCGCACCGCCGGGAAATTCGGAGCGCTGGCGAAGGCGAAGGGAGTGGGTGGAAAGCTCGGGGCGATGACCGCATTCCGGCCTGCTGACTTCAAGCCGCGCATTGGCCTGCAACTCGGCCTGACGGATCGTTTCAGTGGGATGATCATGGGCGACACCGCCGAGATTCTCGCCCGTGAGCACGGCATCAGCAGGGAGATGCAGGATGAATTCGCGGTGGCATCCCACCTCAAGGCCGCAGGTGCGAGGGAAGAGCTTGATGTGGAAATCGCGCCGGTTGCCGTGAATGGGAAAGCCGTGACCGCAGACAACGGAATCCGTGATGATTCATCGTTGGAGAAACTCGCCAAATTGAAACCCATCTTCGACCGCCAGACGGGAACCGTAACCGCAGGGAACAGTTCACAGATCACCGATGGAGCGGTCGCCCTGCTGGTGGGTGATGAGGCGGCGGTCCGTCACACCGGTATCGAGCCGCTGGGTCGCCTGGTTTCATACGCCTATACGGGATGTGATCCGGCGCGGATGGGGCTCGGCCCCGTCCCGGCGATTGCCTTGGCGAAACAGAAAAGCGGGCTTTCTCCCGCAGATGCGGACGTCATCGAGATCAATGAGGCATTCGCCGCACAGGTGCTGGCGGTACTGGCCCATATGAAAAAGTACGGGGAACGGGATGAGATCGACGTTTCCCGTATCAATCGCCTCGGTGGCTCCATCGCACTCGGGCATCCGGTTGGCGCAACCGGTGCCCGGTTGGTGCTGACAGCGCTCCATCAGCTCAAATCCACCGGCGGACGCCGTGCGCTCACCTCCCTCTGTGTGGGGGGCGGCCAAGGCGCCGCGCTGTGGCTGGAAAGGACCTGA
- a CDS encoding 3-hydroxyacyl-CoA dehydrogenase NAD-binding domain-containing protein: protein MPNLQLTTRDGIATITFDRDGSTANIFDRATLEELGGLITEISTYASLKGLVIRSAKPSIFIAGADLRTLSSAKGDELKALIELGQQTFDRLADLRIPTVAAIHGACVGGGLELALACDWRVASDSKKTKIGLPETQLGILPAWGGSTRLPRLVGLPTALSLILSGKLLAAKAAKHKGVVDAVAPEENLDAFASGWIARGKRKMESHALIHNPLSVAVIRKKARAGLMAKTRGLYPGPAAALEVVADSVGRSREESLRAERDEIIRLAELPETHQLMRLFFLQERAKKHRHVEAEPRKVENTAVIGAGVMGSGIAYWLSTRGYPVLLRDVSADAIAKGMAGIGKLYRDAASRRVLTPTEAARGLDRIHPSSVPVPMGRCDLVIEAAVEELGIKKKICADLSSRVSAETLLATNTSALPIHELAEVITNPGRLLGLHFFNPVHRMQLVEVVRTPSTSDETLATGVAFVRSIGKLPVVVRDSPGFLVNRILMPYLVEAAAIFERGADPEALDRTMLDFGMPMGPLRLLDEVGLDVAIHVARTLTAAYPERMKVPEIAAKLVEKGQLGRKSGKGFYLYGGRREFPNPVALGLRSGAAPLPADTCDRLSGLMTEEARLCLSEGVAETADDIDLAMVMGTGYAPFRGGPMQFRKEEP from the coding sequence ATGCCGAATCTGCAGCTCACCACCCGGGACGGAATCGCCACGATCACCTTCGACCGTGACGGCTCTACGGCGAACATCTTCGACCGCGCGACACTGGAGGAACTTGGCGGACTCATTACAGAGATCTCAACGTATGCTTCCTTGAAAGGTCTTGTGATCCGGTCGGCGAAACCATCGATCTTCATCGCGGGCGCGGACCTGAGGACGCTCTCTTCCGCGAAGGGTGATGAACTCAAGGCGTTGATCGAGCTGGGGCAACAGACGTTCGACCGTCTGGCTGACCTGAGGATTCCCACGGTTGCCGCGATTCATGGTGCGTGTGTCGGCGGTGGATTGGAACTGGCCCTTGCCTGTGATTGGCGGGTCGCCAGTGATTCGAAGAAGACCAAGATCGGCCTGCCCGAAACCCAGCTCGGCATTCTCCCCGCGTGGGGCGGATCGACGAGGCTGCCACGGCTGGTGGGGCTCCCCACCGCGTTGTCACTCATCCTTTCCGGCAAGCTGCTCGCGGCAAAGGCTGCGAAACACAAGGGCGTGGTGGATGCGGTGGCGCCGGAGGAAAATCTGGATGCCTTTGCTTCCGGATGGATCGCACGCGGAAAGCGGAAAATGGAGAGTCATGCGTTGATCCACAATCCGCTTTCCGTCGCGGTCATCCGCAAGAAAGCGCGGGCGGGTCTGATGGCGAAAACACGGGGACTCTACCCGGGACCCGCCGCCGCGCTGGAGGTGGTGGCGGACTCCGTCGGGCGATCCCGTGAGGAGAGCCTCCGGGCGGAGCGGGATGAGATCATCCGGCTGGCGGAGCTTCCGGAAACGCACCAATTGATGCGGTTGTTTTTCCTCCAGGAACGGGCGAAGAAGCACCGCCATGTGGAGGCGGAACCCCGGAAGGTGGAGAACACCGCGGTGATTGGCGCGGGGGTGATGGGATCCGGCATCGCGTACTGGCTCAGCACACGTGGCTATCCGGTCCTGTTGCGGGATGTTTCCGCCGATGCCATCGCGAAAGGCATGGCGGGTATCGGGAAGTTGTACCGTGATGCCGCCTCCCGCAGGGTTCTCACGCCAACGGAGGCGGCGCGAGGGCTTGACCGCATCCATCCTTCCAGTGTGCCGGTGCCGATGGGTCGCTGTGATCTGGTGATCGAGGCTGCGGTCGAGGAACTCGGCATCAAGAAGAAGATCTGCGCCGACCTTTCCTCCCGGGTGTCGGCGGAGACCTTGCTGGCGACCAATACCTCCGCGCTTCCCATCCATGAACTCGCGGAAGTGATCACAAATCCCGGGCGCTTGCTCGGCCTGCACTTTTTCAACCCCGTCCACCGCATGCAACTGGTGGAGGTGGTGCGCACTCCATCGACCTCGGATGAAACGCTGGCTACGGGTGTCGCCTTTGTCCGCTCCATCGGCAAGCTGCCCGTGGTGGTGAGGGATTCGCCCGGTTTCCTGGTGAACCGCATCCTCATGCCCTATCTGGTGGAGGCTGCGGCGATCTTTGAACGAGGTGCAGATCCGGAAGCCCTCGACCGCACCATGCTGGACTTCGGCATGCCGATGGGACCACTCCGCCTTTTGGATGAAGTCGGACTGGATGTGGCCATCCACGTCGCGCGGACACTGACCGCCGCCTATCCGGAGCGGATGAAGGTCCCGGAAATCGCGGCGAAGCTGGTGGAGAAAGGACAGTTGGGGAGGAAATCCGGCAAGGGCTTCTACCTCTACGGTGGACGGCGCGAGTTCCCGAACCCTGTCGCGCTCGGACTGCGTTCGGGAGCCGCCCCGTTGCCTGCTGATACCTGTGACCGCCTTTCCGGGCTAATGACGGAGGAAGCGCGGCTCTGCCTCAGCGAAGGGGTGGCGGAAACGGCGGACGACATCGATCTGGCGATGGTGATGGGGACCGGCTACGCGCCGTTCCGTGGCGGACCGATGCAATTCAGAAAGGAGGAACCATGA
- a CDS encoding acyl-CoA dehydrogenase family protein, with protein MSSIIDTSKMSEGQRAALEMAEASRDSRELSGFAASLFDGSPEFGRIFPFPVQDKKDRDEGDAFIAKMRSFLDTKTDPDAIDREGEIPDEVLEGLAALGAFGIKIPKEYGGLGLSQTNYSRTAMLLGGHCGNLTALLSAHQSIGLPQPLLMFGDEAQKRKYLTRCAAGSISAFALTEKDVGSDPARMKTEAKLSEDGTHYTLSGEKLWCTNGLKADAIIVMARTPLPDKPQATSAFIVETDWPGVEIVTRCHFMGLKALYNGVIRFTDVMVPVENLVGEAGKGLKIALTTLNTGRLTLPAACAGLLNRCLEMVLPWSREREQWGQPIGKHAAIAAKLADLAADAFATESLVLYTSALVDADHSADIRLEAALAKLWGTEAGWRGADATLQIKGGRGYETADSLRNRGEAPDPVERLFRDCRINTIFEGSTEIMHLFIAREALDPHLRRGAAALDTRKSMGERMKTALKAGIFYTGWYPLRWLPIPAGGGDFGPIPSLSRKLARTLFHSMARYGPKLEKRQLLLGRLVDIGAELFAMSVSVARARALGDEDSRQLAGYITRRGERRVRNLFAEIGGAPDDAGYRVAKRLLEK; from the coding sequence ATGAGCTCGATCATCGACACTTCAAAGATGTCAGAAGGCCAGCGTGCGGCGTTGGAAATGGCGGAGGCATCACGGGATTCCCGGGAACTCAGCGGCTTCGCCGCATCGCTGTTCGATGGTTCTCCGGAGTTCGGGAGGATCTTTCCGTTTCCGGTGCAGGATAAGAAGGACAGGGATGAAGGGGATGCGTTCATCGCGAAGATGAGATCATTTCTGGACACGAAGACGGATCCGGATGCGATCGACCGCGAAGGCGAGATTCCGGACGAAGTGCTGGAAGGATTGGCTGCGCTCGGAGCCTTCGGTATCAAGATTCCGAAGGAGTATGGTGGCCTTGGACTCTCCCAGACGAACTACTCCCGCACCGCCATGTTGCTGGGAGGGCATTGCGGAAACCTCACCGCTCTGTTGTCCGCGCATCAATCCATCGGGCTGCCACAACCGTTGCTCATGTTCGGCGATGAGGCGCAGAAAAGGAAGTACCTCACCCGCTGTGCGGCGGGATCCATCTCGGCGTTCGCTTTGACCGAGAAAGACGTGGGATCGGACCCGGCGAGGATGAAGACGGAAGCGAAGCTGTCAGAAGATGGCACCCACTACACCCTGAGTGGTGAGAAACTGTGGTGCACCAACGGTCTCAAAGCGGATGCGATCATCGTGATGGCCCGCACACCTCTGCCTGACAAACCGCAGGCGACCTCCGCATTCATCGTGGAAACGGATTGGCCGGGAGTGGAGATCGTGACCCGCTGCCACTTCATGGGGCTGAAGGCCCTCTACAATGGCGTCATCCGCTTCACCGATGTGATGGTGCCGGTGGAGAATCTGGTGGGGGAGGCGGGCAAGGGCCTCAAGATCGCGCTCACCACTTTGAACACAGGCCGTCTCACGCTTCCCGCCGCTTGTGCCGGTCTGCTGAACCGCTGTCTGGAGATGGTCCTGCCATGGTCCCGCGAACGTGAGCAATGGGGCCAGCCGATCGGGAAACACGCGGCCATCGCCGCCAAGCTCGCGGATCTGGCGGCGGATGCTTTCGCCACGGAGTCGCTGGTGCTCTACACCTCCGCGCTGGTGGATGCGGACCATTCCGCGGACATCCGCTTGGAGGCGGCGCTGGCGAAGCTGTGGGGAACAGAGGCCGGATGGCGTGGTGCGGATGCCACGCTCCAGATCAAGGGAGGCCGGGGATATGAAACGGCGGACTCGTTGCGGAACCGCGGTGAGGCACCGGATCCAGTGGAGAGGTTGTTCCGTGACTGCCGCATCAACACCATCTTCGAAGGCTCCACGGAGATCATGCACCTGTTCATCGCCCGCGAGGCGCTCGATCCCCACCTGAGGCGCGGTGCCGCCGCCCTCGATACGCGCAAGTCGATGGGGGAAAGGATGAAGACCGCGCTAAAGGCGGGCATCTTCTACACGGGCTGGTATCCGCTGCGCTGGCTCCCCATTCCGGCAGGAGGTGGGGATTTCGGTCCGATACCTTCCCTAAGCCGGAAGCTGGCACGGACGCTTTTCCACTCCATGGCACGATATGGACCGAAGCTGGAGAAACGCCAGCTTCTGCTCGGAAGGTTGGTGGACATCGGCGCGGAACTGTTCGCAATGAGCGTCTCCGTGGCGCGTGCAAGGGCACTCGGAGATGAGGACTCACGGCAGTTGGCCGGTTACATCACCCGCCGCGGTGAAAGGCGTGTCCGGAACCTCTTTGCTGAAATCGGTGGTGCTCCGGATGATGCCGGCTACCGTGTGGCGAAGCGTCTTCTGGAGAAATGA